Proteins from one Candidatus Desulfovibrio trichonymphae genomic window:
- the xseB gene encoding exodeoxyribonuclease VII small subunit — protein MTEKTEDLFEKKMSRLQAIVKSLETEDLPLEKGMALYKEGAACSHFCREQLEKARHELALWQDGESKDLSLTAALPDDTTE, from the coding sequence ATGACCGAGAAAACAGAAGATCTTTTTGAAAAAAAAATGTCGCGTCTCCAGGCAATTGTCAAATCTCTCGAAACTGAAGATTTGCCCCTAGAGAAAGGTATGGCTTTATATAAGGAAGGCGCCGCGTGCTCGCATTTTTGCAGGGAGCAACTGGAAAAAGCCCGTCATGAGCTTGCCCTCTGGCAGGACGGCGAATCAAAGGATTTGAGTCTGACAGCCGCATTGCCTGACGACACGACGGAATAA